The Micromonospora sp. Llam0 genome includes a window with the following:
- a CDS encoding GlsB/YeaQ/YmgE family stress response membrane protein translates to MIGTILWALVAGAIIGALGRLLLPGRQNISVWLTIGVGIAAALLGGVIAAWLGIGETAGIDWLRHAIQVALAVFFVWIAARVAGHRPTDAPGRATR, encoded by the coding sequence ATGATCGGCACCATTCTGTGGGCGCTCGTCGCCGGCGCGATCATCGGCGCTCTGGGACGTCTGCTGCTACCCGGGCGGCAGAACATCTCGGTCTGGCTGACCATCGGCGTCGGAATCGCCGCCGCCCTGCTCGGCGGGGTGATCGCCGCCTGGCTGGGCATCGGCGAGACCGCCGGGATCGACTGGCTGCGACACGCGATCCAGGTCGCGCTGGCGGTGTTCTTCGTCTGGATCGCCGCCCGGGTGGCCGGCCACCGGCCGACCGACGCCCCGGGTCGCGCCACCCGCTGA
- a CDS encoding 3-deoxy-7-phosphoheptulonate synthase, with translation MSTSIGRVADQRIDRVVPLTTPALLHHELPLDDQLTARVLDGRRAVAGVLDGQDDRLLVVVGPCSVHDPAAALEYAHLLAAAAQRHADDLLIVMRVYFEKPRSTVGWKGLINDPGLDGSGDVNSGLRIARSLLLEVLRAGLPVGCEFLDPITPQYIADAVAWGAIGARTVESQVHRQLSSGLSMPIGMKNRPDGSVATAVDAIQAAAVPHVFPGIDMSGTPAILHTRGNADCHLVLRGGAGEPNYDATSVAAALDLLRAAGLPQRLVIDASHGNSGKDHRRQPLVVEDVAGQLGAGQRGIVGVMLESFLVAGRQDLDPTRDLVHGQSITDACLGWDQTAQVLGRLATAVGDRRAALAATQR, from the coding sequence ATGAGCACCTCCATCGGCCGCGTCGCCGATCAGCGCATCGACCGGGTCGTGCCGCTCACCACCCCGGCCCTACTGCACCACGAGCTGCCCCTCGACGACCAGCTCACCGCGCGGGTGCTGGACGGCCGACGAGCCGTCGCCGGCGTGCTCGACGGACAGGACGACCGGCTGCTGGTCGTGGTCGGCCCATGTTCGGTGCACGACCCGGCCGCCGCCCTGGAGTACGCGCACCTGCTCGCCGCCGCCGCGCAACGGCACGCCGACGACCTGTTGATCGTGATGCGGGTGTACTTCGAGAAGCCGCGGTCCACGGTCGGCTGGAAGGGTCTGATCAACGACCCGGGCCTGGACGGATCCGGGGACGTCAACTCCGGGCTGCGGATCGCCCGCTCGCTGCTGCTCGAGGTGCTGCGGGCCGGGCTGCCGGTGGGTTGCGAGTTCCTCGACCCGATCACCCCGCAGTACATCGCCGACGCGGTGGCCTGGGGGGCGATCGGTGCCCGCACCGTGGAGAGCCAGGTGCACCGGCAGCTGTCCTCCGGGCTGTCCATGCCGATCGGCATGAAGAACCGCCCGGACGGCAGCGTCGCCACCGCAGTGGACGCCATCCAGGCCGCCGCCGTGCCGCATGTCTTCCCCGGCATCGACATGTCCGGGACGCCGGCGATCCTGCACACCCGGGGCAACGCCGACTGCCACCTGGTGTTGCGCGGCGGTGCCGGTGAGCCCAACTACGACGCCACGTCGGTGGCCGCCGCGCTGGACCTGCTGCGGGCCGCCGGACTGCCGCAGCGGCTGGTCATCGATGCCAGCCACGGCAACAGCGGCAAGGACCACCGCCGGCAGCCGCTGGTCGTCGAGGACGTCGCCGGGCAGCTCGGCGCCGGGCAACGGGGCATCGTCGGGGTGATGCTGGAGTCGTTCCTGGTCGCCGGCCGGCAGGATCTGGACCCGACCAGGGATCTGGTGCACGGACAGTCGATCACCGACGCCTGCCTGGGTTGGGACCAGACCGCCCAGGTGCTGGGGCGGCTGGCGACAGCGGTCGGGGACCGCCGGGCGGCGCTGGCCGCCACGCAGCGGTAG